The Haliotis asinina isolate JCU_RB_2024 chromosome 2, JCU_Hal_asi_v2, whole genome shotgun sequence genomic interval CAGTATTCACACAACCATGATGAGGATCATAGAGTACACATGCACTCTAAACGTAGAAATAACAATCACATTTATATTATGCTGACCAAGCAATATTGGCAAGTAAGTGTTCAGGAGGCACCCAAACTCATACATACTTCTTTGCAAATTCTGTATAATGAACATTCAGACTCTGATAGAATAATAGGAAAATAATGTCATATTAAACATTCACACATGAAAAAGACCTCTAATGACATCATCTGCATTTAAATAACAAAAGTTTTGCGAAAATTATTCAACAACCGTGCCACATAAACAATTGCTGGCTGAAAGCATTGAACAATTGCTTCATTTATAATCATGACTCCTCTAACGTCTCAAAAGCCTCACTAGTGAGAACCACAAAATGTTACTGAATATTCTTAGACAAAAACTTAATATCTACTGACACAGTTAAATACAATGTTGGCGAAATTACATAGTTATTTAAAAACATCTCATGAATGTagcatgtataacatgcattaCACTTGAGATCCTAAATTAGAAAGCCTTTCaataaaataaatgtaaatacaGATTAGCCAGATTGATTAGAAAACCTTTCATTGTgattatgaaaatatacaataaaaaagttgcataaaaaatattgtgccatattgtgtacaaaattgtCAGCAGATTTGTCCAATACTGAAATTGTcacaaaaatgtacaaacataaaaatacagaaatataaacatttagCACAGATCATAATTATTACGTGGTTTGTATAGATCGGTCTGAATATGAAATCGTTGTCATGGTTATGCACTTGATTGACTGCCATGTCTGAAAACTGGGTTAAGTTGGTGAACTGGCACATATGCCATGTTTTGATTTCTCCTGGAAGAAGGTGACACAGTCTGCATGAAGGGACCATTGTCACTATGGCGATGCTGGGGATTCTGGGATGTTGGTCTCTCCGTCTGCTCTGAAGGAGGAACATAAGTTGGTTTTCTGCGACAAAACTCACGCTGGGGTAATTTCTCTGAAGTACTGTCTTTATTCGCttcattttcaaaagttttcacTTTCCTAAACGACCTTGTCCTGTCTGTCACCTTAATATTTTTTACCGAGGCTTCAAAAGACTTGGCACTCTCTTGACGATTTAGCACTGGTTTACCAGTATTTTCAAAACTATTTCCTCGAACATGTTTGGTGTTATTGCGTTCTGGAGTTGTACTCCGACTATGCACAGGTGTTGCGTTGCGTGAGCGATGAATGTTTTCATGACTAAAATGTCGTCTGATTGCACCTGGAAGAAGATCAACCAATGAACGACTTTTACTACGAGACTGTCTTTCAAGTTTGGGTGAATTATGACTAGATGATGGTTTATAACCATTTGACTTCATATAGTGGTACACCTCTTTGCTGGCCACGTTCAGAAAATTTGGATTGGACACAGACTTGCGAAGAGTCTCATGGTTGCCCTTTCCCATTAATCTTCGAATTCGACGAACACTTGGGCTTGGACTCCGGTCAACCAGAGCCCCTGGTCGAAGGACATTGTAATAGTCGACAGACTTGCTGCGGTCCCTCGCGTCCCAGTCTGCACTGTTGCGAAATGCCTGCAATCTGGTGAATGGCATTGGTGGTTTGTCATGATTCATGTTTTCATCGACCTCATTGCCTGTGTTTTCATTGTCCGACCCATCATTGTAATAGAGCTGCATCTTCATGTGATCACTGAGGTCTTCACAGCTAGCCGATGCTTGCTTCATGTCTTTTACCTCTTGGGTTGTCATTTTGGAGTCGACGTTATCATTGTCGTACTGTGACTGGTCGAACCCAGACACCGGAGATGAGTGATAACTATCGCCTGCCACTGCAGACAGATAGTATGAACGGCTGCTGGTATATGAGGAGTCTTTGAAACTGGAATCAGAATTCCGGTAACTGGTTTCAGATCCAGCTGTACTCAGTCCACTGACCCTGGGACTAATCTCGGATCTGAAACTGGTTTCCACATTCAGCGAGTCATTAGCCACCGGGCTCAAATAATCAGAACCCATTAACCTTGGGCTTGAGAagttcaccacatcattgaatGAAGGTGGAGGATCCCATTCTTGGATTCCAGGGGACTTCGGGGAAAGGGGATTTGAGCTGAACGATTTTGAAGGACTGGGGGACGTCATACCCATATATCCGTCTGAATGTGTGTTGGAGTTGGTGACCCTCGGTCTGGGAACAGGTCGTCCCAGAGCTCCGTTTGTGTgagggatcttcacgggtctgggtGGAGGGGCCGGGGGGCGCCCTGTCAGTCGAGGTTCTCCAGAGACAGCAGATGTCAGAGCATCTTGTCTTATCTGTGAGCTCAACGGTGGAGACTGTTTCGATGTTGAGCCTGTTGACTGACGTGAAGCTAGGGACCTTCAACAAACAGAGGAAAGTATTGGAAATATGCTGTCAAATGTGCATTTTAAGCTAAACAAGACACAAATGTGATACAGCTTgggaaaaatgtgaattgtgACATGAGTTGAAATCACTTGGACATACTGATGACAGTCATGGTCTCTTCATaagagtgagaatggttttacccagcttttagcattattccagttatagaaataggcttcacacattgtacccatgtgggatccaatcctggatcttcagcatgacagttgaacacttg includes:
- the LOC137273494 gene encoding uncharacterized protein; protein product: MDSNEEVIFEDYLYKLSEPKNGKLHLLGKSKWKQKYFQVKRVGEKPALDYFNKKPKTSSTTPKGRIWLHPSFRIEKLPNTKNRAFVFELTTPENQVCLSAEEQKAMDMFVFILQIQARLLENIKDNMIMVQPENSEAMRRMGAVSTTCILHASPWGMTLALKQSRCIIAQWPIKSIRCYESSGRGLLTLEAGRVAPMGEGIYLFQTQPGDDSSMYDLLDRYIMETLDRSKITRRGTDQEIEDYLQEFDRMHTLTTIKSCKLTTPGIPLILQDNWNYTMTGLRIEPNNNPIMNGGISHRAQDSSISLSSLASRQSTGSTSKQSPPLSSQIRQDALTSAVSGEPRLTGRPPAPPPRPVKIPHTNGALGRPVPRPRVTNSNTHSDGYMGMTSPSPSKSFSSNPLSPKSPGIQEWDPPPSFNDVVNFSSPRLMGSDYLSPVANDSLNVETSFRSEISPRVSGLSTAGSETSYRNSDSSFKDSSYTSSRSYYLSAVAGDSYHSSPVSGFDQSQYDNDNVDSKMTTQEVKDMKQASASCEDLSDHMKMQLYYNDGSDNENTGNEVDENMNHDKPPMPFTRLQAFRNSADWDARDRSKSVDYYNVLRPGALVDRSPSPSVRRIRRLMGKGNHETLRKSVSNPNFLNVASKEVYHYMKSNGYKPSSSHNSPKLERQSRSKSRSLVDLLPGAIRRHFSHENIHRSRNATPVHSRSTTPERNNTKHVRGNSFENTGKPVLNRQESAKSFEASVKNIKVTDRTRSFRKVKTFENEANKDSTSEKLPQREFCRRKPTYVPPSEQTERPTSQNPQHRHSDNGPFMQTVSPSSRRNQNMAYVPVHQLNPVFRHGSQSSA